Proteins encoded within one genomic window of Brassica rapa cultivar Chiifu-401-42 chromosome A09, CAAS_Brap_v3.01, whole genome shotgun sequence:
- the LOC103842698 gene encoding 2-isopropylmalate synthase 1, chloroplastic, translating to MASSLLRNPSLSSSTTTPSLPTFSTTITTPLSFRFPPSHHRRRSSSASLRLSCSISDPPPPLPPHPLRRRRPDYIPNRISDPNYVRIFDTTLRDGEQSPGATLTSKEKLDIARQLAKLGVDIIEAGFPAASKDDFEAVKTISETVGNAVDENGYVPVICGLSRCNERDIQTAWEAVRYAKRPRIHTFIATSDIHLEYKLKKSKQEVIEIARSMVRFARSLGCDDVEFSPEDAGRSEREFLYEILGEVIKAGATTLNIPDTVGITLPSEFGQLIADIKANTPGIENVVISTHCQNDLGLSTANTLSGAHAGARQVEVTINGIGERAGNASLEEVVMAIKCRGDHVLGGLYTGIDTRHIVMTSKMVEDYTGMQTQPHKAIVGANAFAHESGIHQDGMLKHKGTYEIICPEEIGLERSNDAGIVLGKLSGRHALKDRLTELGYVLDDEQLSTIFWRFKSVAEQKKRVTDADIIALVSDEVFQPEAVWKLLDIQITCGTLGLSTATVKLADADGKEHCACSMGTGPVDSAYKAVDLIVKEPTTLLEYSMNAVTEGIDAIATTRVLVRGSNTYTSTNAITGEEVLRTFSGTGAGMDIVVSSVKAYVGALNKMLDFKEKSPKKVPSRNIKVTA from the exons ATGGCGTCTTCCCTTCTCAGAAACCCTTCACtctcatcatcaacaacaacacctTCTCTCCCCACCTTCTCCACAACAATCACCACACCACTCTCCTTCCGTTTCCCACCATCCCACCACCGCCGCCGCTCCTCCTCCGCCTCCCTCCGCCTCTCCTGCTCCATCTCAGATCCACCGCCCCCTCTCCCTCCCCACCccctccgccgccgccgcccgGACTACATCCCCAACCGCATTTCCGACCCCAACTACGTCCGCATCTTCGACACCACGCTCCGCGACGGCGAGCAGTCCCCCGGCGCCACCCTCACCTCCAAGGAGAAGCTCGACATCGCGCGGCAGCTCGCGAAGCTCGGCGTCGACATCATCGAGGCCGGGTTCCCCGCCGCGTCCAAAGACGACTTCGAGGCGGTCAAGACCATTTCCGAAACCGTCGGAAACGCCGTCGACGAGAACGGTTACGTCCCCGTCATCTGCGGTCTCTCGAGGTGCAACGAGAGAGATATCCAGACGGCTTGGGAGGCTGTGAGATACGCCAAAAGGCCTAGGATCCATACGTTCATCGCCACGAGTGATATTCACTTGGAGTATAAGCTCAAGAAGAGTAAACAAGAAGTCATCGAGATCGCGAGGAGCATGGTTAGGTTCGCTAGGAGCTTGGGGTGTGATGACGTGGAGTTTAGTCCTGAAGATGCAGGAAG GTCGGAGAGAGAGTTTTTGTATGAGATTCTTGGAGAAGTGATAAAAGCTGGAGCGACGACACTTAATATTCCTGATACTGTTGGTATCACTTTGCCTAGTGAGTTTGGTCAGTTGATTGCTGATATAAAGGCTAATACCCCTGGGATTGAGAACGTTGTCATCTCGACTCATTGTCAGAATGATCTTGGACTCTCTACCGCCAACACTTTATCT GGAGCACATGCAGGTGCTAGGCAGGTTGAAGTGACGATTAATGGAATTGGTGAAAGAGCTGGAAACGCGTCACTGGAAGAG GTTGTGATGGCAATAAAATGCCGAGGAGATCACGTGTTAGGAGGTCTGTATACTGGAATAGATACTCGCCACATTGTTATGACAAGCAAGATG GTGGAAGATTACACTGGAATGCAAACGCAGCCCCATAAGGCTATTGTAGGAGCGAATGCCTTTGCTCATGAAAGTGGTATTCATCAG GATGGAATGCTGAAACACAAGGGTACCTATGAAATTATATGCCCGGAAGAAATTGGACTTGAGCGATCGAATGATGCTGGCATTGTCTTAGGGAAACTTAG TGGGCGCCATGCGTTGAAAGACCGTTTGACTGAG CTTGGTTATGTATTGGATGATGAACAGCTAAGCACCATTTTCTGGCGCTTCAAATCCGTGGCTGAGCAGAAAAAG AGAGTTACTGATGCGGATATAATAGCGTTGGTATCTGATGAGGTGTTCCAGCCAGAAGCTGTGTGGAAACTCCTGGACATTCAG ATAACTTGTGGAACTCTGGGGCTTTCAACAGCAACAGTGAAACTTGCAGATGCTGATGGCAAAGAGCATTGCGCTTGTTCAATGGGAACTGGCCCTGTTGATTCAGCTTATAAGGCAGTTGACCTTATCGTCAAG GAGCCGACAACTCTGCTTGAGTATTCGATGAATGCAGTAACAGAAGGCATTGATGCCATAGCAACTACACGAGTTCTTGTCCGTGGAAGCAACACTTACACATCTACAAATGCAATAACTGGCGAAGAAGTATTAAGAACCTTCAG TGGAACCGGAGCGGGAATGGACATTGTGGTGTCAAGCGTCAAGGCTTATGTAGGAGCTCTTAACAAAATGCTCGATTTCAAAGAGAAGTCTCCGAAAAAAGTTCCTTCTCGAAACATCAAAGTCACTGCCTGA
- the LOC103842699 gene encoding uncharacterized protein LOC103842699: MSWRRVLKSIQALAAHTLLFSFTLLLVLKLDHTVSSSWWTVFLPLWAFHAVVARGRFSLPAPVAPRNRHWAPCHAVVATPLLVAFELLLCIYLESSYGSWPPAVSLKIASLPLLAFEVTILIDNLRMCRALMPGDEDSINDDAIWEALPHFWVAISMVFTLAATIFILLKLTGDVDALSWWDLFINIGIAECFAFLVSTKWSNPVIHRNSRARETGSSSTAVRYLDWNSGFVVTPEEDRLQDGMCCGLQDIGGHMLKIPVIVFQVVLCMHLEGTPERAKDISIPILFSPLFLLQGLGVLFAASKLTEKIVVLLRGEAGPGLYFRFSSRAHDCLGFLHHGSRLLGWWSIDEGSREEQARLYMDGESGYNTFSGHPPEIVKKMPKEDLAEEVWRLQAALGEQTEITKFSQQEYERLQNEKVLCRVCFEKEISLVLLPCRHRVLCRICSDKCTKCPICRIAIEERLPVYDV; the protein is encoded by the exons ATGAGTTGGAGGAGAGTGCTCAAGTCGATACAAGCCTTGGCGGCTCACACTTTACTCTTCTCTTTCACGCTATTGCTTGTTCTTAAGCTCGATCACACCGTCTCCTCCTCATGGTG GACGGTGTTTTTGCCGCTGTGGGCTTTTCATGCAGTTGTTGCGAGAGGAAGGTTCTCCCTTCCTGCTCCTGTTGCTCCTCGTAACCGTCAT TGGGCTCCATGTCATGCTGTTGTCGCAACACCGTTACTTGTAGCGTTCGAACTGCTCCTCTGTATATACCTCGAGAGTTCTTATG GTAGCTGGCCACCAGCTGTGAGTTTGAAGATTGCATCCCTACCGTTATTGGCATTTGAAGTAACCATACTGATTGACAATTTGAG GATGTGTCGAGCATTGATGCCAGGAGACGAAGACAGCATAAATGATGATGCAATATGGGAGGCACTTCCT CATTTCTGGGTTGCTATTTCGATGGTGTTCACGTTGGCTGCTACAATCTTTATCCTCCTGAAGCTTACTG GCGATGTAGATGCACTCAGCTGGTGggatttatttataaatattgg AATCGCCGAGTGCTTTGCTTTCCTTGTTAGTACAAAATGGTCCAACCCAGTTATCCACAGAAACTCACGGGCCCGAGAAACAGGGTCATCTTCTACCGCTGTTAGATATCTTGACTGGAACAGTGGCTTCGTAGTTACTCCAGAAGAGGATAGGCTCCAAGATGGAATGTGTTGTGGTCTACAAGATATCGGCGGTCACATGTTAAAAATTCCCGTCATTGTATTTCAAGTCGTCCTTTGCATGCATCTAGAG GGGACACCTGAAAGAGCAAAGGATATATCTATTCCAATCCTGTTTTCTCCACTATTCCTATTGCAAGGCCTCGGTGTTCTCTTTGCTGCATCTAAACTAACAGAGAAGATCGTCGTCTTGCTACGCGGGGAAGCTGGTCCTGGGTTGTATTTTAGATTTTCATCAAGAGCCCATGATTGCTTGGGGTTCTTGCACCATGGTTCCAG GCTATTAGGTTGGTGGTCGATTGATGAAGGAAGCCGAGAGGAACAAGCTCGACTGTACATGGATGGAGAATCTGG TTACAATACCTTCAGTGGTCATCCGCCTGAGATAGTCAAGAAAATGCCAAAGGAAGATCTCGCTGAAGAG GTATGGAGACTTCAAGCTGCTCTTGGTGAACAAACCGAGATCACAAAATTCAGCCAACAAGAATATGAAAGACTGCAAAAT GAGAAAGTGCTGTGTAGGGTCTGCTTTGAGAAAGAAATCAGTTTGGTATTGCTTCCATGCAGACACCGTGTTCTCTGCAG AATCTGTTCTGACAAGTGTACAAAGTGCCCAATATGTCGTATAGCAATTGAAGAACGACTACCTGTATACGACGTATGA
- the LOC103842701 gene encoding uncharacterized protein LOC103842701, with protein sequence MQRIVDNALAVTKESVKTLTYESLNNIARSINGVSALLLTLLPGKASVLEGLHGWELRPTLRAPRFPRWMHNGVSSFNHFIHELSVDSDASSSSGEDSDDAMSTPPPSPLSQTSLRSWASVPANYESHWTEWITLILWWVLLPTRIFLWVPLHLLRLFSRRDSRLSPMSRHSSRPYFSKAIPGKEHHVPNRTTDRRRGVIEDLQLGIEIFIDAIFDFFHKAAHLLLSPSEAFGIVLSWFSSSNHSHSPEGNYDYVLDDETLGDNDSSSPTERTMTSLYNTDTRTCQDVITELGYPYEAIRVVTSDGYGLLLERIPRRDARKAVFLQHGVLDSSMGWVSNGVVGSPAFAAYDQGYDVYLGNFRGLVSRDHVNKNISSKDFWSYSINEHAREDIPAMIEKIHEIKTSELKLYEPNTEEVANEEQPYKLCVLSHSLGGAAVLMYVITSRIEEKPHRLSRLILLSPAGFHEDSNLCFTLIEHTFLLLGPLLSKIVPAFYIPTRFFRMLLNKLARDFHNYPAVGGLVQTLMSYVVGGDSSNWLGVMGLPHYNMNDMPAVSFRVALHLAQIKRSSKFRMFDYGSVKANMEVYGSPEPLDLGEFYGLIDVPVDLVAGKKDKVIRPSMVRKHYRVMRETGVVDASYNEFEYAHLDFTFSHREELLAYVMSRLLLVEPTQTQPVHKKGMKLKKKMETARL encoded by the exons ATGCAGAGGATTGTCGACAATGCTCTTGCTGTCACAAAAGA GTCAGTGAAAACTTTGACTTATGAGTCTTTGAACAACATTGCAAGATCCATAAACGGAGTCTCTGCACTTCTCTTGACTCTTCTTCCTGGCAAAGCCAGTGTTCTCGAAGGTCTTCATGGTTGGGAACTAAGGCCTACCTTACGTGCACCTCGTTTCCCACGCTGGATGCACAA TGGAGTCTCTTCTTTCAACCACTTCATCCACGAGCTCTCTGTGGATTCCGACGCTTCTAGCTCATCTGGAGAAGATAGTGATGATGCTATGTCCACTCCTCCTCCATCACCGTTATCTCAAACCTCACTACGCTCTTGGGCTAGTGTTCCAGCGAATTACGAAAGCCATTGGACAGAATGGATAACGCTCATACTCTGGTGGGTTTTGCTACCCACCCGGATCTTTCTATGGGTGCCGTTACATCTCTTACGCCTCTTTAGCAGACGAGACTCAAGACTGTCTCCTATGAGCCGACATTCTTCTAGGCCTTACTTTAGCAAAGCTATCCCAGGGAAAGAGCACCATGTCCCTAACAGAACTACTGATAGAAGACGCGGAGTCATTGAG gatcTTCAGCTTGGTATTGAGATCTTTATAGACGCTATATTTGATTTCTTTCACAAGGCGgcacatcttcttctttctccatcAGAAGCTTTTGGAATAGTTTTGTCATGGTTCTCTTCCTCCAATCACAGTCACAGCCCTGAAGGAAACTATGACTATGTTCTGGATGATGAAACTCTAGGAGACAATGATTCATCATCCCCTACCGAAAGAACCATGACGAGCTTGTACAATACTGATACTCGGACTTGTCAAGATGTTATAACAGAGCTTGG GTATCCATATGAAGCTATTCGTGTTGTTACATCTGATGGATATGGTCTTCTCTTGGAAAGGATACCAAG ACGAGATGCTAGGAAAGCTGTTTTCTTGCAGCATGGTGTTTTGGATTCTTCAATGGG ATGGGTATCAAATGGAGTTGTTGGTTCTCCTGCTTTTGCTGCTTATGATCAAG GCTACGATGTTTACCTAGGGAACTTCCGCGGTTTAGTTTCAAGAGATCATGTGAACAAAAACATTTCCTCAAAAGA TTTCTGGAGCTACTCCATCAATGAGCATGCAAGAGAGGACATCCCCGCGATGATAGAGAAGATTCACGAAATCAAGACTTCGGAACTGAAACTCTACGAGCCTAACACAGAAGAGGTAGCGAACGAGGAGCAGCCTTACAAGCTCTGCGTTCTCTCACACAGTCTAGGCGGTGCTGCTGTTCTGATGTATGTAATCACGAGTAGAATCGAAGAGAAACCTCACAGACTCTCTAGACTGATCCTGCTTTCACCAGCCGGGTTTCACGAAGACTCCAACCTTTGTTTTACGTTAATAGAGCACACGTTCCTTCTCTTGGGACCGCTACTATCCAAGATTGTTCCTGCTTTCTACATCCCCACTAGATTCTTCCGGATGCTTCTCAACAAGTTAGCTAGAGACTTCCACAACTATCCTGCCGTTGGTGGACTGGTCCAGACGTTGATGAGTTATGTAGTTGGTGGAGATAGCTCGAACTGGCTTGGAGTCATGGGTTTGCCTCACTACAACATGAACGATATGCCGGCTGTTTCCTTCCGTGTGGCTCTGCATCTTGCTCAGATTAAACGTAGCAGTAAGTTCAGAATGTTTGATTACGGTAGCGTGAAAGCTAATATGGAGGTTTATGGTTCTCCTGAGCCGCTGGATCTTGGAGAGTTCTATGGTTTGATTGATGTCCCTGTGGATTTAGTAGCTGGGAAGAAAGATAAAGTGATTAGACCTTCAATGGTTAGGAAACATTACAGGGTGATGAGAGAAACAGGTGTTGTTGATGCTTCTTACAATGAGTTTGAGTATGCTCATTTGGATTTTACCTTCTCTCACCGTGAAGAGCTTTTGGCTTATGTGATGTCGAGGTTGCTGTTGGTGGAGCCGACACAGACTCAGCCGGTTCATAAGAAGGGGATGAAGCTGAAGAAGAAAATGGAAACAGCTAGGCTTTGA
- the LOC103842703 gene encoding LEAF RUST 10 DISEASE-RESISTANCE LOCUS RECEPTOR-LIKE PROTEIN KINASE-like 1.2 yields MSISLLLIISVVLYITDLPSCFSADQLYERCQLPLRCGSEPSLFPNITYPFWGNNIGKPNFCGQTGFELSCKKNQTLTLEIENITLRVISANLDNKTITVADDSLFEDGCPHIFNFTGAKQFTLNHNTELVDLFNCADNVSAKSLSKVSCQLRKENPITYHVFGSAHPPGNCTKVGEIPMLESAKNELRQANGSDQALKMALKKGFELRYDKEDKTCPVCTYTRGICGSESVSGSFRCLCTDKPHESSCNDGRGPNYEVKIGIGAAASVFGISAASLAWFVYHRRITKIYRTSSALLPRNPSDQFSKPSSDVEKAEELLAGVRLFSYEELEEATNSFDPSKELGDGGFGTVYYGKLKDGRSVAVKRLYENNFKRAMQFRNEVDILTGLRHPNLVTLFGCSSKQSRDLLLVYEYVANGTLADHLHGPHANPSSLPWSIRLKIAVETASALKYLHASEIIHRDVKSNNILLDQNFNVKVADFGLSRLFPTGQTHVSTGPQGTPGYVDPEYHLSYQLSNKSDVYSFAVVLMELISSLPAVDMTRPRQEINLSNMAVLKIQNRRLQEMVDPSLGFDTNTEVRQTVIAVAELAFQCLQSDKDLRPCMTHVMETLTRIQNNGFGSGMDVADVSKSGPLAAQPLDVANVSKSGPLVAQSVDVAYVNKSGPLVAQSPDSVIVKWNSKST; encoded by the exons ATGTCCATCTCTCTTCTCCTCATCATCTCCGTGGTGCTCTACATCACTGACCTCCCGTCGTGCTTCTCCGCCGATCAACTGTACGAGAGGTGCCAACTACCCCTGAGATGCGGATCTGAACCGTCTCTGTTCCCAAACATCACTTATCCATTTTGGGGAAATAACATCGGTAAACCAAACTTCTGCGGCCAAACAGGGTTCGAGCTTTCATGCAAGAAGAATCAAACCCTGACCCTAGAGATCGAGAATATCACTCTTCGAGTTATTTCTGCGAATCTTGATAATAAGACAATTACCGTAGCTGATGATAGTTTGTTCGAGGATGGTTGCCCGCATATTTTCAACTTCACCGGGGCTAAGCAGTTCACGTTAAACCATAACACCGAGCTGGTCGATCTATTTAATTGCGCCGATAATGTCTCGGCAAAATCGTTGTCAAAGGTTTCTTGCCAGCTAAGAAAAGAAAATCCGATAACATATCATGTCTTTGGATCGGCTCATCCTCCTGGAAATTGTACCAAGGTTGGAGAAATACCGATGCTCGAGTCTGCTAAGAACGAGCTTCGCCAGGCAAATGGCTCGGATCAAGCGTTGAAGATGGCTTTGAAAAAAGGGTTCGAGTTGAGGTACGATAAAGAAGACAAGACTTGCCCGGTTTGTACCTATACGCGTGGGATATGTGGTTCGGAGTCAGTGTCGGGAAGTTTCCGGTGTCTGTGTACAGACAAGCCTCACGAGTCCTCCTGCAACGACGGAAGAG GTCCAAATTATGAGGTGAAGATCGGCATAGGTGCTGCCGCTTCGGTCTTTGGAATATCAGCAGCGAGCCTCGCTTGGTTTGTGTACCATCGCAGAATAACCAAAATTTACAGAACATCTTCAGCTTTGCTTCCAAGAAACCCCTCAGATCAATTTTCAAAGCCTTCTTCGGACGTCGAGAAAGCAGAGGAGCTGTTAGCCGGTGTTCGTCTCTTCTCTTACGAAGAGCTAGAAGAAGCCACGAACAGCTTCGACCCATCTAAAGAACTCGGTGATGGAGGCTTTGGTACTGTCTACTACGGTAAGCTTAAAGATGGACGAAGCGTGGCTGTGAAACGCTTGTACGAAAACAACTTTAAAAGAGCAATGCAGTTCAGGAACGAAGTTGATATATTAACAGGTTTGCGGCATCCTAACCTCGTGACTCTATTTGGATGCTCCTCGAAACAGAGCCGTGATCTGCTGCTCGTGTATGAGTATGTTGCAAACGGTACGTTAGCTGATCATCTGCATGGTCCACATGCTAACCCTAGTTCACTTCCTTGGTCTATACGTCTGAAGATCGCTGTTGAAACCGCCTCTGCCTTGAAATATCTCCACGCCTCTGAGATCATCCACCGTGATGTTAAGTCCAATAACATTCTACTCGACCAAAACTTCAATGTCAAG GTAGCGGATTTTGGACTCTCGAGACTGTTTCCTACTGGTCAAACGCATGTATCAACGGGTCCACAGGGAACTCCAGGCTACGTTGATCCAGAATACCACCTTAGCTACCAACTCTCGAACAAAAGCGACGTGTACAGCTTCGCCGTAGTGCTTATGGAGCTTATCTCCTCGCTTCCAGCTGTAGACATGACAAGACCGCGCCAAGAGATCAACCTCTCGAACATGGCAGTCCTTAAAATCCAGAACCGTAGGCTCCAAGAAATGGTTGATCCTTCACTTGGGTTCGACACGAATACAGAAGTGAGACAGACCGTGATCGCAGTCGCTGAGCTGGCGTTCCAATGCTTGCAGTCGGATAAAGATCTTAGGCCGTGTATGACGCACGTGATGGAGACGTTGACGAGGATACAGAACAATGGGTTTGGTTCGGGAATGGATGTTGCGGATGTGAGTAAGAGTGGACCGTTGGCTGCACAGCCTCTGGATGTTGCAAACGTAAGTAAGAGTGGACCGTTGGTTGCACAGTCTGTGGATGTTGCATATGTGAACAAGAGTGGACCGTTGGTGGCACAGTCTCCTGATAGTGTAATTGTGAAATGGAATAGTAAGTCAACTTAG
- the LOC103842704 gene encoding kinesin-like protein KIN-7A, with translation MRTPGTPVSKTDRTQAVTPGGSSSRSREEKIVVTVRLRPLNKKELLARDQVAWQCVDSHTIVSKPQAPHERSHHQSSFTFDKVFGPESFTEDVYEDGVKNVALSALMGINATIFAYGQTSSGKTYTMRGVTEKAVNDIYNHIIKTPERDFTIKISGLEIYNENVRDLLNSESGRALKLLDDPEKGTVVEKLVEETANNDQHLRHLISICEAQRQVGETALNDTSSRSHQIIRLTIQSTHRENSDCVRSYMASLNFVDLAGSERASQSQADGTRLREGCHINLSLMTLTTVIRKLSVGKRCGHIPYRDSKLTRILQHSLGGNARTAIICTLSPASTHAEQSRNTLYFANRAKEVTNNAQVNMVVSDKQLVKHLQKEVARLEAERRTPGPSTEKDFKIQQMEMEMEELRRQRDDAQIQLEELRQKLQGDQQQDKGSNPFESPDPPVRKCLSYSAALTPSAENKTLNRNERARKTTIRQSMIRQSSTAPFTLMHEIRKLEHLQEQLGEEATKALEVLQKEVACHRLGNQDAAQTIAKLQAEIREMRTVRSSTDVIAPNKSVSANLKEEITRLHSQGSTIANLEEQLDKLVMSLPSNINGGDETTPKTKNHHPKKKKLLPLTPSRQSFLKSPCSPLSSSKQVLDCDAENKAPQENNSSATTPQETPQKGEESGDVSSRESTPLGYRRSSSVNMKKMQLMFQNAAEENVRSIRAYVTELKERVAKLQYQKQLLVHQVLDLENDGAGYSVENEEKTVEEDEELSQVAWHITFIEEREQILELWHVCHVSIIRRTQFYLLFKGDQTDQIYMEVELRRLTWLEQHLAEVGNATPARTGDEPAVVSLSSSIRALRREREFLARRINSRLTPEEREELYMKWDVPLEGKQRKLQFVNKLWTDPYDSRHVQESAEIVAKLVGFCESGNISKEMFELNFALPCDKRQWNIGWDNISNLLHL, from the exons ATGAGAACTCCCGGAACTCCAGTTTCCAAAACAGACAGAACACAAGCTGTGACGCCAGGTGGAAGCAGCTCAAGATCGAGGGAGGAGAAGATTGTTGTTACTGTGAGGCTAAGGCCACTGAACAAGAAGGAGCTGCTAGCTAGAGACCAAGTGGCTTGGCAATGTGTTGATAGTCACACCATTGTCTCTAAACCACAAGCTCCTCATGAACGTTCTCATCACCAGTCCTCTTTTACCTTCG ATAAAGTGTTTGGACCAGAGAGTTTCACTGAAGATGTGTATGAAGATGGTGTTAAGAATGTTGCATTATCTGCTTTGATGGGCATAAACG cTACAATATTTGCATATGGACAAACGAGCAGTGGGAAGACATATACCATGAGAGGAGTAACGGAGAAAGCTGTCAATGATATCTACAATCACATCATTAAG ACCCCTGAAAGAGATTTCACAATCAAGATTTCTGGTCTGGAAATATATAATGAGAatgtgagggatcttctcaatTCTGAGTCTGGTCGTGCACTTAAACTCCTTGATGACCCTGAG AAAGGGACTGTGGTTGAAAAACTGGTGGAAGAAACTGCTAATAACGATCAACACTTGAGGCATCTGATTAGCATTTGTGAAG CTCAAAGGCAAGTTGGAGAGACTGCTTTGAATGATACAAGCTCCCGGTCACACCAAATAATCAGACTG ACGATACAAAGTACTCACCGCGAGAATTCAGATTGTGTGAGGTCATACATGGCTAGTCTG AACTTTGTGGACTTAGCAGGAAGTGAACGAGCGTCACAGTCACAGGCAGATGGAACGAGACTCAGGGAAGGTTGCCATATTAATCTAAGTCTAATGACCCTTACAACTGTCATAAGGAAACTAAG TGTGGGGAAAAGATGTGGCCACATACCTTACAGAGACTCCAAGCTCACTCGGATATTACAACATTCACTCGGTGGAAATGCCCGAACAGCCATTATATGTACATTGAGTCCAGCTTCCACTCATGCTGAACAATCAAGAAATACTCTATACTTCGCCAACCGAGCCAAGGAAGTAACAAACAATGCTCAAGTGAATATG GTTGTCTCTGATAAGCAACTAGTGAAACATCTTCAGAAAGAAGTGGCTAGATTAGAGGCAGAGCGTCGCACCCCTGGTCCATCAACAGAAAAGGATTTTAAGATCCAGCAG ATGGAAATGGAAATGGAAGAGCTTAGGAGACAGAGAGATGATGCACAAAtccaacttgaggagttgcgcCAAAAGCTTCAAGGAGATCAACAACAAGATAAG GGCTCAAATCCATTTGAATCACCAGACCCACCGGTCAGAAAATGTCTTTCCTATTCTGCAGCATTGACGCCTAGCGCGGAGAACAAGACTCTAAACCGGAATGAGAGAGCAAGAAAGACAACCATACGTCAATCTATGATACGCCAGTCATCAACAGCTCCTTTCACACTGATGCATGAGATCCGAAAACTCGAACACCTTCAAGAACAGCTTGGGGAGGAAGCAACAAAGGCACTTGAAGTACTCCAGAAGGAAGTAGCTTGCCACAGACTAGGGAACCAAGATGCAGCTCAGACGATCGCTAAGCTTCAAGCTGAGATAAGGGAGATGCGTACTGTGAGATCATCCACAGATGTCATAGCTCCTAACAAGAGTGTAAGTGCCAACCTCAAGGAAGAGATAACAAGGCTCCATTCACAAGGAAGCACAATCGCAAATCTGGAGGAGCAGCTTGATAAGCTGGTGATGTCGCTTCCAAGCAATATCAATGGTGGAGATGAAACCACCCCAAAGACCAAAAATCATcatccaaagaagaagaagcttcttcCATTAACTCCAAGCCGCCAGAGTTTCTTGAAATCTCCATGCTCACCTCTTTCATCTTCCAAGCAAGTCTTGGACTGTGATGCCGAGAACAAAGCTCCTCAAGAGAACAACAGCTCTGCAACTACGCCACAAGAGACTCCACAGAAAGGAGAAGAAAGCGGAGATGTCTCGTCAAGAGAAAGCACTCCTCTAGGTTACAGGAGATCAAGCTCAGTGAACATGAAGAAAATGCAGCTAATGTTCCAAAACGCAGCGGAGGAGAACGTGAGAAGCATAAGAGCATACGTGACCGAACTCAAAGAGCGTGTGGCTAAACTGCAGTACCAGAAACAACTTCTCGTTCATCAGGTACTTGACTTGGAAAATGATGGAGCTGGATACAGCGTAGAGAACGAGGAGAAGACGgtagaagaagacgaagagctGAGTCAAGTGGCGTGGCATATAACTTTCATAGAGGAGAGAGAACAGATCTTAGAGCTGTGGCATGTCTGCCACGTCTCCATCATCCGCAGGACACAGTTCTATCTACTGTTTAAAGGTGATCAAACCGATCAAATCTACATGGAAGTGGAGCTAAGACGGTTAACTTGGTTAGAACAGCATCTCGCAGAAGTAGGTAACGCAACTCCAGCTAGAACTGGCGATGAACCTGCAGTTGTATCTCTATCATCAAG TATAAGAGCATTGAGAAGAGAGAGGGAGTTTTTGGCGAGAAGGATCAACTCGAGATTGACGCCTGAGGAGAGAGAGGAGCTGTACATGAAATGGGACGTGCCTCTGGAAGGGAAACAGAGGAAGCTACAGTTCGTGAACAAGCTATGGACTGATCCTTACGACTCAAGGCACGTGCAAGAGAGTGCAGAGATTGTTGCGAAGCTTGTTGGGTTCTGCGAAAGTGGTAACATCTCTAAAGAGATGTTTGAGCTCAACTTCGCACTGCCTTGTGATAAGAGACAGTGGAACATTGGCTGGGACAACATCTCTAATCTTCTTCATCTCTGA
- the LOC103842705 gene encoding mitochondrial import inner membrane translocase subunit TIM22-4, with protein sequence MADANAEPAAGSSSSNESVTQIEPIRMPTIEEMRAQEVWNNCAVKSVASGVMGGGLGLMMGLFLGALDNPITNDTMTGRQQFVFTAKQMGSRSWSSCKTFAVMGLVFSAAECIIEKARAKHDTTNTAFAGCVTGGSMSARGGPKAACIGCAGFATFSVLIEKFFDRHT encoded by the exons ATGGCGGATGCAAATGCCGAACCAGCCGCTGGTTCTTCGAGCTCAAATGAGAGCGTTACTCAGATCGAGCCGATCCGGATGCCAACGATAGAGGAGATGCGAGCCCAAGAGGTTTGGAACAACTGCGCCGTCAAAAGTGTTGCTAGTGGAGTCATGG GAGGAGGACTTGGGTTGATGATGGGTTTGTTCTTGGGAGCATTGGATAATCCTATAACGAATGATACCATGACTGGTAGGCAGCAGTTTGTCTTCACTGCTAAACAAATGGGGTCTAGGAGTTGGAGTTCTTGCAAGACTTTTGCGGTTATGGGTTTGGTTTTCTCTGCTGCTGAATGCATTATCGAGAAG GCAAGGGCGAAGCATGACACAACAAACACCGCTTTTGCTGGATGTGTGACCGGTGGCTCAATGTCTGCCCGAG GTGGGCCAAAAGCTGCGTGTATAGGTTGCGCTGGCTTTGCGACTTTCTCTGTACTCATAGAGAAGTTCTTCGACAGGCATACGTAA